The DNA region atttctaaGTCTTTCAACGATGGGCTTCTTTTCTTGATATGGATTGAATTGGGGAGCATGTGAACAATGAAAAAATTGGATCATTATTATTCTAGAAAACTTTGACTCTTACTGCAAAAGAAACATTACATAGCCATTGAGAAAGTACAAAGCTCATTCTAAACCAACAATGGAGAATATTGTATTACAATTAATTaacaataatcaaaatttattcCTTAAACATCAAGACACTcgttaaaacaaaatattgcaCTCATTTTATTATATGGTAAACAAGAAAAGGACAACTATGGGTGTTCACTATTATACCACCACATATcagaaaccttttttttattttttttttctatacctTTGTTTAAAtggaaagaaaatcaaattgactgttttctttttttacgcCTGTTACATACTAAGTTTCCAACAACTTAATAGTGGAAAACTGTAACATTCCACCTGATGATTGCATTAGAATTGGGTATGTCTAAGTAAACAGTCTCTAGAGTAGCAAAACCACGAGCCAACCTGAATATTCCAGTTCCTGAAACCACAGATACCTCCCTATACTTTTGGTAAAACCTGTCTGCCCCTTGTATTTCAAGAGTGCTACCATTGTACTCCTTGTTGGTGAACACAAGGGACATCAATAGGTGCAAATCAGAGCCGTCCAATGCCGAGTTCACATAAATGCCATGAGCCCTCCCGACCTCAGATGAGTTCCTTTCAAAAGCCACTGTCAACTTGTCGTCGGTGGCAAAGATTGTTCCAAACCCAAGGATCCACCACCGCTTGTGAGGGATGCCAGCGACTGGGGTGGCGGTGGCATTGGCGCCAGTCTCCCAGTCTTGCATGTAGAACATCATGTTGGTTTCTTTGAGGTTTTGGAACTGGTACTTTGAGGCTTCAGTGGATGTGGCTAGAGCTAGGAGGAACATTAAGGACAATATGACAATTTTGGTAGCCATTTTGGATTGGGATAATAACTAAGATAACAAGAAGCAAGCTCTTAGGAGTGAAAGATGTGGTGAATATTGATGACTTAGTGAGGATGCAAAGTGTTGAATTTATAACACgagacgagagagagagagagacttggcAAATGTTTTGACCGTCAATTGTAGGCAGCTACCTACCACATAGGCATTTGGTGACGTACGTACTAGCCTAACAGTCCAAAATAAAGTACACTTTCCAGGAAATGCTAGAAGAAACAGTAGGGAAATACTATAGCCTAGAACGAATGGCTTGTTGTGCTTGAAGATAAAGTACACCTTACGTAATTAACAATTTTATCTCATAAAAATCATGGTAGAATAAATGGGATTAATACCTCTATTGGGCCCATTAGCTCTCCAaaaggtcaaaaaaaaaaaaaaaaactcacgcACAACAACCcactatgtttttattttggaccCTAGCACTGGGGCCCAAGTAAGGTGAGATTAGCTAGGAATGTACAAGTATGCCTTATATTtgcttcttaaaataaaataaaataaaatattattttagtcctaaactttattaaaattttattttttatctttaaatttaaaatttaaaaaaatccatttttcgtcattaaaatattgaaaaaattcattatttgtttttaaactattaaaaatgttttactttatgTCCTTAAACTTAactaaaatgttatttttcttctctaaactattttaaaatctttattttttatccctatttttgtctctaaaatattaaaatactatttacaaagtttaaggataaaaaaatttaaaagtttagatatgaaaaataaaattttggtaaagtttaagaaaattaataccccaataaataaataaataggccTCATATTTCCACAGGCCAATAATGTCCAAAGACAGTTTTTTTTCCTCTAGTTTTTCACATGTCACCACATTTATTATGTACAAATTATATCTTCAATagtgaaaaaatattgtaattcccccccccccaccaaaaaatggtcataatttcactatttttaaaCCAATAAATATCTCAAAAGCCCACATTAATTAACTATAGcctcaaattttttacaatatttttataaactattaaaGTGGCAAATTCTTTTTGGTTCTCATCTAGAACTATCActtacattattatttttatttaataataaccCCACgtaatttgtaaattaaaaaataatatataacttCAACATTTTCCTTAATTTACTCCAAAAGCTGTCAAAATTATTGGTTCAAACGGTCAGAGGAACAACAAAATAACTAGATTTGTGAACCATGCAACCAATGGCAAAACTCCGTCTGCAATTGACCAACCCCCTTTTCCCCACGAGTCCAAATCTTTCCCCACCACACCCACACACCCAAACAAAAGCCACAACTCATAtcgaatttaattaattaattttgataaagatcTTGACTACGTTAGTATGAAAGGTGCCTTCTAATCTAAAACACAGTAATTAACTGACAAAATAACGTGATGGCGAATTAGACATGAAAAGCAGGGAGTGTCGGGTTATGAGTTAGATCggattcaaattgaaaattagtcGTATTAAAGGGTTTTAATAGGTTGCAAGAGATTCAGGTTGATTGGGTAATTGGTTGGTTTAACCAAGTTATAGGTTCGTCCATATTTTTTCACatgttgaaaaaataaacaataataatacaataatattatatttcttttcttcaagtacaaaaaagagaagaaaaaaaaaacaaaatattcaaaaatataagttaaataattcctaaaattcTTAAGTTGACCCAATATATATTTCACTAATGACATCATCACcatataagaacaaaaaaaaaaaaaactaaacgcCCCGGaccataaattttttgttttagatataGCATATCATCATCATAAATATTAAATGTACTAGTGAATCAATGAAGAATGAATATTAGACTGTATGTCtcatttgaatatatatattattcccTTTTAAAAACAAGTCAATTTGAGTTGGCTATGAGTTAACCCGACATGGAAgttaattgggttgggttgaatatACCCATTTATACCCTAGGTCCTAGGTCGGgtatttttctttaagtttAAGTCGAATAATTAGACCGGATCTAATTTTGCTAGGTGTACTACCTACTGTCAtacatggttgtcaaaatcgcgattTGGATCATAGGATTGCACGATCTTACGATCTCACCTCACCAAAACGTTTAGGATTGTACTAGGATCATAAAAATGGTAGGATCATGTAGAATCATGTAGGATCATAAGATCGTATgggatcctaccgatcctaccaaaacttaaatttttggttttttttctaggataaatttttgattttgatgaagcTTATAGGGGTTTTATTTTTCCATGTAATggtatgattatttttaataaaattatgttaacctaagcaaatgttttctagtttctagttcacttgtaatcaaaatgaaggaatgctttgtcatttttaaatgaagaatttgatgttggTTTGCTATTTTTTAAGCtataatgttgttaaatttgtttgatcaatatactaatttgtgttataatattactaaaaggtttttttatatataattttatcaattatgctTGTATTTGTGTATTGAttgcttgatttttttgagCATGCTCTATAATTGTCGTCGAGTAGTATAACTTAAATAGTTAAGTGTAGAGTTGTATCTTGATGTTTTTTGTAGCTCTATTATACAAACATACAATCCCCACGTAGATGATAAAATGGATGATAATTATTAGGATAGTGGTTATAAGAACCTTAGAATggaaataataaaatgtttacttcaccttaatattcatcttgtttttggatttcatattgtagTTAGCTTGTTTCTGTTTGcaaacttattttggattttaaacttGCACAAACTtagaacttggaaaatatttttcatatgtgttagtaaatattttggtatttggttgctaattaaacatttattgtaCTTTATAGATACATTgggtcaaaacttaaatatatttgtttcgttAGCAAAGACGTAGCGATGTATGACATAcaaattacatcatatgatgcaaatatttgtttttcaatgtATGAATTCTTTGCatgattattcaacatacaaatTCATTACaaatgtgttttttgctttaaatataaaaatatgtaaaattttacAATCTACAATTTGATCCTACGATCCACGATCCCACCTATCTCTCACGATATTACATaagatcccgattttgacaactttgCTGCCATTAAAGTATATAACAATCTCTCATATATTTTGGCTTGGTTTtcagaaataaaacaaaagcacATGAACATTATAAAATTCTCAAACCTCTTCAATGAGGTCTAAAAGTTCATTTCTAATTACGGTATTTGATCATTTGCAGAACGAGTCGGGCTGGTTAATTCAGTTTTTCTAGTTTTTAACACATTTGGTTGattataatttcttaaaattttactttttctaattaaatGTACGTTTAttcatcttgaaaaaaaaaaagtaataaaatataataaactaaCCACTGAAAATAAGCTATACCATACTTTACTTTATTATTTGCCTTTCAAATATGGTACAATATTATACAAGaagctacatttttttttttcacatttagaACCTTAGAATTCTACGTTTGAAAGATCCACGATGAGTCCACTTTGAGCCCTTGTAAAGGTATAGAGCCTTGTATAAGCTGTTAACGTAGCTATAGACCCTAAAAACGCAACTATAGGATAAAGCTGCGTTTCCAAACGCGACCTATGTCGCGCGACAATAGCCCCTACGGGGACTTGGAGCCGCATTTTTGTAAATGCGGCTCCAGGTTAGcctatagctgtgttttttaccccctatagctgcgttttttccACCCTTATAAGCTGAGACCTATAGCTAcgctttgtaaaaaaaaacgcggctatagatccTCCTTGAGCTGCGTTTTCTAAACACGGCTGTAGGGTTAGACCTGTAGCTGCGTTTTctaaaacacggctataggccATCTTTGGCTGCGTTTAGAGACACGGTTAAAGCCCCTTACATTGGGTctttctatagccgcgtttttaaaacgctt from Castanea sativa cultivar Marrone di Chiusa Pesio chromosome 6, ASM4071231v1 includes:
- the LOC142639302 gene encoding dirigent protein 22-like; its protein translation is MATKIVILSLMFLLALATSTEASKYQFQNLKETNMMFYMQDWETGANATATPVAGIPHKRWWILGFGTIFATDDKLTVAFERNSSEVGRAHGIYVNSALDGSDLHLLMSLVFTNKEYNGSTLEIQGADRFYQKYREVSVVSGTGIFRLARGFATLETVYLDIPNSNAIIRWNVTVFHY